DNA from Candidatus Caldatribacterium sp.:
ATCGAGGGATTCGTGAAGATTGTGAGCGACAAAAAAACCGGGGAAATCCTGGGGGTGCACATCATCGGTCCTTCGGCTTCAAACCTCATCGGGGAGGCCATTCTTGCAATGGCCCTTGAGAGTACGCCCCATGAAATTGCCTGGGCCATCCATCCCCACCCCACGCTCTCGGAGGCGGTTATGGAGGCGGCGGAAGCCGTTTTCGG
Protein-coding regions in this window:
- a CDS encoding dihydrolipoyl dehydrogenase (E3 component of the branched-chain alpha-keto acid dehydrogenase complex; catalyzes the oxidation of dihydrolipoamide to lipoamide), whose amino-acid sequence is IEGFVKIVSDKKTGEILGVHIIGPSASNLIGEAILAMALESTPHEIAWAIHPHPTLSEAVMEAAEAVFGSPLHFAEGGNR